Proteins from one Cellulosilyticum lentocellum DSM 5427 genomic window:
- a CDS encoding response regulator transcription factor, translating to MASILIVEDEVAINDLVKLNLHLVGHQCTSVFEGKSAIFAIQRESYDLIILDIMLPELDGFEVIKQVNQTPTIFLTAKNSLQSRIQGFSLGADDYITKPFEMLELLARVEAILRRTQKASKYFEIRNVKIDFDSHQVFYNGQLVDFTPKEYNLLEVLINNRNIALSRERLLELVWGYDFEGDTRTVDVHIQKLRKKLSWEGVIKTVYKLGYRLEVRQ from the coding sequence TTGGCATCTATTTTAATTGTTGAAGATGAAGTGGCAATTAATGATCTTGTAAAACTAAACCTACATCTCGTGGGACACCAATGTACTTCTGTTTTTGAAGGAAAAAGTGCTATTTTTGCAATACAACGTGAGTCATATGATCTCATCATTTTAGATATCATGTTACCTGAACTTGATGGATTTGAAGTAATAAAGCAAGTAAATCAAACACCTACAATCTTTCTGACAGCAAAAAATAGTCTTCAAAGCCGCATCCAAGGTTTCTCACTAGGAGCTGATGACTATATAACTAAACCTTTTGAAATGCTTGAATTACTCGCCCGTGTAGAAGCTATTTTAAGACGGACTCAGAAAGCATCAAAATATTTCGAGATTCGAAATGTTAAAATCGATTTTGACAGTCACCAGGTATTTTATAACGGACAATTAGTAGATTTCACTCCAAAGGAATATAATTTGCTAGAAGTACTCATAAACAATCGTAATATTGCACTCTCTAGAGAAAGGCTATTAGAACTGGTTTGGGGCTATGATTTTGAGGGAGACACTAGAACAGTAGATGTACATATACAAAAGCTTCGCAAAAAACTGAGCTGGGAAGGCGTAATAAAAACGGTATACAAGCTGGGATATCGCCTAGAGGTGCGTCAATGA
- a CDS encoding transporter substrate-binding domain-containing protein, whose product MRRKLAALISAVAIGTTLLTGCGSGAKTGEESSTFRVGLECGYAPFNWTQMDDSNGGVKIDGSAEYAGGYDVEIAKKIAEGLGKELVIVKTEWDGLVPALTSGKIDAIIAGMSPTAERKETIDFSDNYYKSDLVMVVKKGGIYENATSIQDFSGAKVTAQLNTFHYTVIDQINGVEKQSAMDNFPAMRVALESGMIDGYVSERPEGVSATNANPNFAMVEFEEGFETSDDDTAIAVGLRKESLWTANVNEILKGISEEERTTIMDTAIVNQPAAN is encoded by the coding sequence ATGAGAAGAAAATTAGCAGCATTAATATCAGCAGTGGCTATAGGAACTACTTTACTTACAGGTTGTGGTTCGGGAGCTAAAACAGGAGAAGAAAGTAGTACTTTTAGAGTAGGACTTGAATGTGGTTATGCACCTTTTAACTGGACGCAAATGGATGATAGTAATGGTGGTGTAAAAATTGATGGCAGTGCTGAATATGCAGGTGGGTATGATGTAGAAATCGCAAAGAAAATTGCAGAGGGATTAGGAAAAGAATTAGTCATCGTTAAAACAGAATGGGATGGCCTTGTACCAGCACTTACTTCGGGGAAAATAGATGCGATTATTGCAGGTATGTCACCAACAGCAGAACGTAAAGAAACTATTGATTTCTCCGATAACTATTATAAATCTGATTTGGTTATGGTTGTTAAAAAAGGTGGTATATATGAAAATGCTACATCTATTCAAGATTTTAGTGGTGCTAAGGTTACAGCTCAATTAAATACTTTCCACTATACTGTTATTGATCAAATAAATGGTGTAGAGAAACAATCAGCTATGGATAACTTCCCTGCTATGCGTGTAGCCCTTGAATCAGGTATGATTGATGGTTATGTTTCAGAAAGACCTGAAGGTGTAAGTGCGACTAATGCAAATCCAAACTTTGCTATGGTTGAATTTGAAGAGGGCTTTGAGACTTCAGATGATGATACAGCTATTGCAGTAGGCTTAAGGAAAGAAAGTCTTTGGACAGCTAATGTAAATGAAATTTTAAAAGGGATTTCTGAAGAGGAACGTACAACGATTATGGATACAGCTATTGTTAATCAACCAGCTGCTAACTAA
- a CDS encoding ABC transporter ATP-binding protein yields the protein MDTIKQFIKYYKPYRKMFFYDMGCALTLSGIDLTFPLLVRFLMNEVYVLNDTNEIIKFILIIGSILLGMYILAFFCQYYITTWGHIMGARMESDMRKELFGHLEKLSFSYYDEVNTGKLMSCITNDLFDISELAHHGPEDIFISCIKIVGTFAILSMINIKMTLILIFFTAIMLAFSLYYNRKMKAVFAKNRQKIAEVNAITQDALGGIRVVKSFANEAIEMQKFEAGNEAFVKTKSESYLIMGKYFSGNGFFKNILYLATILVGGLFITRGEMNLADLTVYILYINTYLNPVEKLVNFTEQFQKGMTGFERFLSVVRTKPEIDDEPDAQPIGEVKGDITFENVSFSYADEEKNVLSNMNIHIPAGKTVALVGPSGGGKTTFCSLIPRFYEVSEGKVLIDGKDIKHITQSSLRDAIGIVQQDVYLFGGSIKQNIAYGDPKAGDEAITQAAKKANIHDFIMSLPEGYDTFVGERGVRLSGGQKQRIAIARVFLKNPPILILDEATSALDNESERYIQRSLDELSKGRTTLVIAHRLSTIRNADEILVLTKAGIAEKGAHEALMNENGLYAQLYNMQFETA from the coding sequence ATGGACACAATTAAACAATTTATAAAATACTATAAACCCTATCGTAAAATGTTCTTTTATGATATGGGCTGTGCCCTTACGCTCTCAGGTATAGATTTAACCTTCCCTCTCTTGGTGAGGTTCTTAATGAATGAAGTATACGTCTTAAATGATACTAATGAGATTATTAAATTTATTCTTATCATAGGAAGTATTCTTTTAGGCATGTATATACTCGCATTTTTCTGCCAATATTATATTACTACCTGGGGACATATTATGGGGGCTAGAATGGAATCAGACATGAGAAAGGAACTTTTCGGTCATTTAGAAAAGCTTTCATTCTCTTATTATGATGAAGTCAATACAGGAAAATTAATGTCTTGTATTACCAATGACCTCTTTGACATATCAGAGCTTGCTCACCATGGACCAGAGGATATTTTTATATCTTGCATAAAGATTGTAGGGACCTTCGCTATTTTAAGTATGATTAATATTAAGATGACGCTTATCCTTATTTTCTTTACAGCTATTATGCTGGCTTTCTCTCTCTATTATAATCGTAAAATGAAAGCAGTTTTCGCAAAGAATAGACAAAAGATTGCAGAGGTCAATGCCATTACACAAGATGCTTTAGGTGGTATTCGTGTGGTTAAATCTTTTGCCAATGAAGCAATAGAGATGCAAAAGTTTGAAGCAGGCAATGAAGCTTTCGTTAAGACTAAGAGTGAAAGTTACCTTATTATGGGTAAATATTTTAGTGGTAATGGCTTTTTTAAAAACATTTTATATTTAGCGACTATACTAGTAGGAGGATTATTTATTACAAGAGGCGAAATGAATTTAGCCGATTTAACGGTTTATATTCTTTATATTAATACCTACTTAAATCCAGTAGAGAAGCTAGTTAACTTCACCGAACAGTTCCAAAAAGGTATGACAGGCTTTGAACGTTTCTTAAGCGTTGTGCGTACGAAGCCAGAAATTGATGATGAACCAGATGCACAACCAATAGGAGAAGTAAAAGGAGATATTACCTTTGAAAATGTTTCTTTTAGTTATGCAGATGAAGAGAAGAATGTGTTAAGTAATATGAACATTCATATTCCTGCTGGTAAAACAGTTGCATTGGTAGGCCCTTCAGGTGGAGGTAAAACCACATTTTGCTCACTGATTCCTCGTTTTTATGAAGTCAGTGAAGGAAAAGTCCTAATAGATGGCAAAGATATTAAACATATTACACAAAGTTCTTTAAGGGATGCCATAGGTATTGTGCAGCAAGATGTATATTTATTTGGTGGTAGTATTAAACAAAATATAGCTTATGGTGATCCGAAGGCTGGTGATGAAGCAATCACCCAGGCGGCTAAGAAAGCTAATATTCATGATTTTATTATGAGCCTTCCAGAAGGATATGATACTTTCGTAGGTGAACGAGGTGTAAGATTATCAGGTGGACAAAAGCAACGTATTGCCATTGCTAGAGTATTTCTTAAAAATCCGCCGATACTTATCTTAGATGAAGCAACTTCGGCTTTAGATAATGAAAGTGAACGTTATATACAAAGGTCGTTAGATGAGTTATCTAAAGGAAGAACCACCTTAGTCATTGCCCACCGCTTAAGTACTATTAGGAATGCCGATGAGATTCTCGTTTTAACGAAAGCAGGTATTGCAGAAAAAGGTGCACATGAAGCTTTAATGAATGAAAATGGTTTATATGCACAGCTTTATAATATGCAGTTTGAAACAGCTTAA
- a CDS encoding TatD family hydrolase — protein sequence MYFDSHAHYDDESFNEDRYELLESMKDKGVDFIVNAAADMDSCLTGIALAKKYPFIYCSIGVHPHDVKSLKEEDLEEMRKLASYEKVVAIGEIGLDYYYDSSPRQVQREWFKKQLLLAKELDLPVIIHSREASQETFDLIMESGVREGVIHCFSGSHELAKEYVKKGFFIGIGGSLTFKNAKKTVKVVETIGLENILIETDSPYLTPVPHRGKRNDSSYLKYVVEKIAEIKGVTPEEVASISCQNAKTLFRI from the coding sequence ATGTATTTTGATTCACACGCACATTATGATGATGAAAGTTTTAATGAGGATCGTTATGAATTGCTAGAAAGTATGAAAGATAAAGGCGTTGATTTTATTGTTAATGCAGCAGCGGATATGGATTCTTGTTTAACGGGAATAGCTTTAGCTAAAAAATATCCTTTTATATATTGTAGCATTGGAGTACATCCACACGATGTAAAGAGCTTAAAAGAAGAAGATTTAGAAGAAATGAGAAAGCTAGCTAGTTATGAGAAGGTTGTAGCCATTGGTGAAATAGGCCTAGATTACTATTATGATAGTTCACCTAGGCAGGTGCAAAGAGAATGGTTTAAAAAGCAGCTTCTTTTAGCAAAAGAGCTTGATTTGCCAGTGATTATTCATAGTAGAGAAGCTTCACAGGAGACGTTTGATTTGATTATGGAAAGCGGAGTAAGAGAAGGCGTTATTCACTGCTTTTCAGGAAGTCATGAACTCGCTAAAGAATATGTAAAAAAAGGTTTTTTCATAGGAATAGGTGGTTCTTTAACTTTTAAAAACGCCAAAAAAACAGTTAAGGTAGTGGAAACTATCGGACTAGAAAATATACTTATTGAGACAGATTCACCTTATCTGACACCAGTACCTCATAGAGGAAAGAGAAATGACTCATCTTACTTAAAATATGTAGTAGAGAAAATTGCAGAAATTAAAGGGGTGACCCCAGAAGAAGTGGCTAGCATAAGCTGTCAAAATGCTAAAACATTATTTAGAATTTAG
- a CDS encoding sensor histidine kinase yields MKQRTFLTTLILFLFFFNLGIFIVSITMFRDILSRARERCLSQHYFITSALLKDIKAVEGRGTDIDSSLSSLLHPYSSLSGDNKVGLAVFKNDHLSYCSQDSLLLQSNFLRPPDNGNRLMTIKRADHKMYIMVAGKLPTPYNTFTLVYLYDTTDAINSWTHLKNVLFLSGFILSALLSLGLLLVLNRIFMPLNQISRSSKDIANGAYETRLQVFGDNELAEMAQSFNHMADEIQRQITELQDAANKKQQFVDNFAHELRTPLTAIYGYAECMQKAVLSEDDRLSALNYIMSESRRLQTIAFQLLELANLQNNYITCEKVKVSTLFETIQQTLHKKILNKNIHLAFKSEIETIWGDACLLESLLINLIDNAIKACGSGGLIIVSATMENMKKTIVVQDNGKGMDAEILQQITEPFFRGEKSRSRCDGGAGLGLAICKQIATYHGAELNFISQVNKGTTAKIIFTTPQQLNYNSIIKVPHTI; encoded by the coding sequence ATGAAGCAACGTACTTTTTTAACAACACTTATACTTTTTCTCTTTTTCTTTAATCTTGGCATTTTCATTGTTTCTATTACCATGTTTAGAGATATACTAAGCCGCGCTAGGGAAAGGTGCTTGAGCCAGCACTACTTTATTACATCTGCCTTGTTAAAGGATATTAAAGCTGTGGAAGGTCGTGGAACCGATATAGACAGTTCCTTAAGTTCTCTACTTCATCCTTATAGCTCTCTATCTGGAGATAATAAGGTAGGACTTGCAGTTTTTAAAAATGATCATCTTTCCTATTGTAGTCAAGATTCACTTTTATTGCAAAGCAACTTCCTAAGGCCACCAGATAATGGGAACCGATTGATGACCATAAAAAGAGCTGACCATAAGATGTATATCATGGTTGCAGGAAAACTTCCCACTCCGTATAATACCTTCACTCTAGTTTACCTTTATGATACGACAGATGCCATAAACTCGTGGACTCATCTAAAAAATGTATTGTTTCTCTCAGGATTTATCCTCTCAGCCCTACTCTCTTTAGGTCTTCTTCTTGTACTGAACCGGATATTTATGCCTCTTAATCAAATCTCCAGAAGCTCAAAGGATATTGCAAATGGAGCGTATGAGACCAGGCTTCAAGTATTCGGAGATAATGAGCTTGCTGAAATGGCACAGAGTTTCAATCATATGGCGGATGAAATCCAGCGTCAAATAACAGAATTACAGGATGCTGCAAATAAGAAACAACAGTTTGTTGATAACTTTGCTCATGAGCTTCGTACACCCTTAACTGCCATCTACGGATATGCTGAATGCATGCAGAAAGCTGTTTTATCTGAGGATGATAGATTGTCTGCATTAAATTATATTATGTCTGAAAGCCGCCGTCTACAGACCATAGCATTCCAGTTACTAGAGCTGGCAAATCTACAAAATAACTATATCACCTGTGAAAAGGTAAAGGTGTCAACCTTATTTGAGACCATTCAGCAAACACTACATAAAAAGATCTTAAATAAAAACATACATCTAGCATTTAAAAGTGAAATAGAGACGATCTGGGGAGATGCCTGCCTACTTGAAAGCCTACTAATTAATCTTATTGATAATGCCATAAAAGCATGTGGCAGCGGCGGACTTATTATAGTATCTGCTACTATGGAAAATATGAAGAAAACCATCGTGGTCCAAGATAATGGAAAAGGCATGGATGCTGAAATTCTTCAACAGATTACAGAACCCTTTTTTCGAGGAGAAAAATCTCGCAGTAGATGCGATGGTGGTGCTGGATTAGGCCTTGCCATCTGTAAACAGATAGCAACGTATCACGGCGCAGAACTAAATTTTATTAGCCAAGTCAATAAAGGGACAACAGCCAAGATTATTTTTACAACTCCACAACAACTTAATTATAATTCTATAATTAAAGTCCCCCATACTATTTAA
- a CDS encoding copper amine oxidase N-terminal domain-containing protein, translating into MRKSKKWIKAFNLVLGVIMVLLIIDVKVWASSETLSAYNWHLLSPNEMEIKAEETNKITLGMEDTEQNSTVEMTEITIEIEGAYFVVDPFSGKIDFKVYNQLIDFPKCMQTNKESLKGSKLASKLCLEVDERSVDNNNIIDQLPIYRTSNQKGDIILTFNQNKKTQLIIKVKEKLELGEVSNTVNIEQAEKTHDSVYIQEKVSGALNKGVIELAISEELLNWWKGIQILEGDIKVIVWEQGARKAGKVWIEVVETSTVPSKICLFIEKTCLVEPLSTSSPFKTMDLLITSQVFSNTGVSAKYCLKDYLSILPSKQVTAGAADRAIYFKAGSEGYIVGEEYYPIQGSIYMKDQYLMAPIRSILESTGIAHYDLTYNKGEITLTVGKEEPIRKITLQLGEKDVIVDNQTYTMQTAPELRAGILHVPVSEIATLLELEVSSYRRGTGIVLGVEEQEKSKEIKIVTEGQRLKAGLRRQNAGEVYIKEGTNERFKKGVLEIVIGDGGVNEKYKSYILQAIPEVSVIKGDLKIKLIGVSQEKANTYVIEIIEQSTLPSTIAVSYPDVALDRTTPEGDYGFKLSGVALDNREIVVKDFFEVRTPNTCE; encoded by the coding sequence GTGAGGAAAAGTAAAAAATGGATAAAGGCATTTAACCTAGTATTAGGCGTTATAATGGTACTATTGATAATAGATGTGAAGGTATGGGCTAGTAGTGAGACATTATCAGCATATAATTGGCATTTGCTATCACCGAATGAGATGGAAATCAAGGCAGAAGAAACGAATAAGATTACGTTGGGGATGGAAGATACCGAGCAAAATAGTACTGTTGAAATGACTGAAATTACTATAGAAATAGAAGGAGCTTATTTTGTAGTAGATCCCTTTTCGGGAAAGATTGATTTTAAAGTGTATAATCAGCTTATAGACTTCCCTAAATGTATGCAAACAAATAAAGAGAGTTTAAAAGGAAGCAAGTTAGCTTCAAAGCTCTGCTTAGAGGTGGATGAGAGGAGCGTTGACAATAATAATATTATTGATCAACTGCCTATTTATAGAACCTCCAATCAAAAAGGGGATATTATACTGACCTTTAATCAGAATAAAAAAACACAGCTCATTATTAAAGTAAAGGAAAAGTTAGAACTTGGAGAAGTGAGTAATACAGTTAATATTGAGCAAGCAGAAAAGACACACGATAGTGTTTATATACAGGAAAAAGTAAGTGGTGCCTTAAATAAAGGTGTTATAGAGCTAGCAATTTCAGAAGAGCTATTAAATTGGTGGAAGGGGATACAGATTCTAGAAGGCGATATTAAAGTGATTGTATGGGAGCAAGGCGCACGGAAGGCAGGAAAAGTATGGATAGAGGTAGTAGAGACATCAACTGTACCTTCAAAAATTTGTTTATTTATTGAAAAAACATGTTTAGTAGAACCATTAAGTACATCATCACCATTTAAAACAATGGACTTACTCATAACAAGTCAAGTGTTTTCAAATACAGGGGTCAGTGCCAAGTATTGTTTAAAAGACTACTTGAGCATACTTCCAAGTAAACAAGTAACAGCAGGAGCAGCCGATAGGGCTATTTATTTCAAAGCTGGTAGTGAGGGGTATATTGTTGGAGAAGAATATTATCCAATACAAGGCTCTATTTATATGAAAGATCAATATCTTATGGCACCAATAAGAAGTATCTTAGAAAGTACAGGGATAGCTCATTACGACCTTACTTACAACAAAGGAGAGATAACGCTTACAGTGGGAAAAGAAGAGCCTATTAGGAAAATCACTCTACAATTAGGAGAAAAAGATGTTATTGTAGATAATCAAACTTATACTATGCAAACAGCACCAGAATTAAGAGCGGGTATCTTACATGTACCAGTATCTGAAATAGCAACCCTTTTAGAATTAGAGGTTTCTTCTTATAGAAGGGGAACAGGTATAGTATTGGGGGTAGAAGAACAAGAGAAAAGTAAAGAGATAAAAATAGTTACCGAGGGACAAAGATTAAAAGCGGGGCTTAGAAGACAAAATGCGGGGGAAGTTTATATAAAAGAAGGAACCAATGAACGATTTAAGAAAGGGGTATTAGAAATTGTTATTGGAGATGGAGGGGTTAATGAGAAGTATAAATCCTATATATTACAAGCGATACCCGAAGTTTCAGTTATCAAAGGGGATTTAAAAATCAAACTTATAGGAGTGAGCCAGGAAAAGGCTAATACATATGTAATAGAGATCATAGAGCAAAGTACGTTGCCATCAACCATTGCTGTAAGTTATCCAGATGTAGCATTAGATAGAACTACTCCAGAGGGGGACTATGGATTTAAGCTATCTGGAGTAGCATTAGATAACAGAGAGATAGTGGTTAAAGACTTTTTTGAGGTAAGAACACCCAATACATGTGAGTAG
- a CDS encoding amino acid ABC transporter permease — MSFEWIVKIISTNGPMFLRGAGLTLLISMIGTILGSIIGLLIGVVRTVPMPERGIKRILLKVINAILSAYIAFFRGTPMIVQAMVIYYGSALAFGMDMNVLGAAIFIVSINTGAYMAEIVRGGIISVDKGQFEAAQAIGMNHLQTMRHVVLPQVIRNILPATGNEFVINIKDTSVLNVISVNELFFQTKSVAGNNFRYFESFFVACILYFIMTYTVTKILRYIEKKLDGPENYNMIANQMQVQTPEEALKHQKEMI; from the coding sequence ATGAGCTTTGAGTGGATTGTAAAAATTATTTCAACCAACGGCCCTATGTTCTTAAGAGGTGCAGGTTTAACACTGCTGATTTCTATGATAGGTACTATTTTAGGCTCTATCATAGGATTGCTAATTGGTGTGGTACGTACTGTGCCTATGCCAGAGAGAGGGATTAAACGTATTTTATTAAAAGTCATCAATGCCATTTTGTCAGCTTACATAGCTTTTTTCCGTGGCACACCAATGATTGTTCAAGCGATGGTTATTTACTACGGTTCAGCTTTGGCATTTGGCATGGATATGAATGTACTGGGGGCAGCTATTTTTATTGTTTCTATTAATACAGGTGCTTATATGGCAGAAATTGTGCGTGGTGGTATTATTTCTGTTGATAAAGGGCAATTTGAAGCAGCACAAGCTATTGGTATGAATCACTTACAAACAATGAGACATGTTGTATTGCCACAGGTTATTCGTAATATCCTTCCAGCTACAGGTAACGAATTTGTTATTAATATTAAGGATACTTCAGTACTTAATGTTATTAGTGTTAATGAATTGTTCTTCCAAACTAAGTCTGTAGCAGGAAACAACTTTAGATACTTTGAGTCTTTCTTTGTGGCTTGTATTTTATATTTCATTATGACTTATACAGTTACTAAAATTCTTCGTTATATTGAAAAGAAACTGGATGGTCCTGAGAATTATAATATGATTGCTAACCAAATGCAGGTACAAACACCTGAAGAAGCTTTAAAGCATCAAAAAGAGATGATATAG
- a CDS encoding 3D domain-containing protein: MKNRSRIALLIVALFMLCAVSITAYQSMSKIITLVDDGKVTQYETDASSVKELLTQLKVTLGDKDTVQPALETEIEDNMKITIERWKPTVSYTENGETVEFKTGLSVVGDIIDAKGLTNAEGLAVEPSLETKVTDGMKITVKTKKVETVNETRQIGFETKVVETADLAFGETKVKQEGKNGLKEVSLERTYFGGEVVDEKVLNVNVTQEPTEEIVLKGVQNSIKDSFTGKSYAYTKVYEMEATAYTNGNDGWGNRTASGMTTFVGMVAVDPKVIPLGTKIYVEGYGIAIAGDTGGAIKGNIVDLFFNSNKECFQFGRQYGLNVYILKDQDVDVKAERKSY; the protein is encoded by the coding sequence ATGAAGAATCGAAGTAGAATCGCTTTATTGATTGTAGCGTTGTTTATGCTATGTGCAGTTAGTATTACAGCCTATCAATCCATGTCAAAGATTATTACTTTAGTCGATGACGGGAAAGTGACTCAATATGAAACAGACGCAAGTAGCGTAAAAGAACTATTAACGCAGTTGAAGGTTACCCTTGGTGACAAAGATACTGTGCAACCTGCATTAGAAACTGAAATTGAAGACAATATGAAAATCACTATAGAAAGATGGAAACCTACAGTAAGCTATACAGAAAATGGAGAAACAGTTGAATTCAAAACTGGACTCTCTGTAGTAGGAGATATCATTGATGCAAAAGGTTTAACAAATGCTGAGGGCTTAGCAGTTGAACCTAGCTTAGAAACAAAAGTTACAGACGGTATGAAAATTACTGTTAAAACAAAAAAAGTTGAAACAGTAAACGAAACAAGACAAATCGGCTTTGAAACAAAAGTTGTTGAAACAGCTGATTTAGCATTTGGTGAAACGAAAGTTAAGCAAGAAGGTAAAAATGGGCTTAAAGAAGTAAGTTTAGAAAGAACTTACTTTGGTGGTGAAGTGGTTGACGAAAAGGTTTTAAATGTCAATGTAACACAAGAACCTACAGAAGAGATTGTACTTAAAGGTGTACAGAATTCTATCAAAGACTCATTTACAGGAAAAAGTTATGCATATACAAAAGTATATGAGATGGAAGCTACAGCGTATACAAATGGTAATGATGGATGGGGTAACCGTACTGCAAGTGGTATGACTACATTCGTAGGCATGGTTGCAGTTGACCCGAAGGTTATTCCACTAGGAACAAAAATCTATGTTGAAGGTTATGGTATTGCCATTGCTGGAGATACAGGTGGAGCTATTAAAGGTAATATTGTTGATTTATTCTTTAATAGCAACAAAGAATGTTTCCAATTTGGGCGCCAATATGGTCTTAATGTCTATATACTAAAAGACCAAGATGTTGATGTAAAAGCAGAACGTAAATCTTATTAA
- a CDS encoding methyl-accepting chemotaxis protein, producing the protein MNKNSLLQENEQLAHYFVTKLLRITALLYTLIYILNLIGIFVIPFNTMTIGYIVGLILLLLPTLLVNILKLDSPFLKYIFITCSNLFVAVLATLLSYHVIIIYVYGIAVASIYFSRRANTFAIVQSIIFLLIAQVLSLIFKFTPDLNAPDLYHSFVFLIFPRTIELIAISCIFSALNQRTSHLLKDMVGAEEQKRMYDHIAKMTKKSAEVSTHLAKAVTTLSSVADTTSTMNEELAASTSTVTSNSANTLEALEDARHHIITIASNLDQLSTYNQEVANLSKEVNTLSINNTQIMDNAVAGMTAINTGADKGKKVINDLCEKSQEILHIVDIITNISSQTNLLAINAAIEATRAGNQGLGFAVVAREIRKLSEETKEAVANIKIVANEVISSTALAVETMNNSATLAMNGVSIIEKAKHSTAQVTESNNAMGSTITEMNTLSLEVFSNSKHIVDIVEQVKQICGVNLSQLENTASASQESAAAMSHLVELIHQIDQMARELNQVANDRD; encoded by the coding sequence ATGAATAAAAACTCACTTTTACAAGAGAACGAACAGTTGGCTCATTACTTTGTTACTAAACTTTTACGCATTACTGCTCTCTTATATACCTTAATCTATATATTAAATTTAATAGGTATCTTTGTTATTCCTTTTAATACTATGACTATCGGCTACATAGTAGGCCTTATTCTTTTACTTTTGCCTACCTTACTAGTAAACATTTTAAAGTTAGATTCACCTTTTCTTAAGTACATCTTTATTACTTGTAGCAATTTATTTGTAGCTGTCTTGGCTACCTTACTATCCTATCATGTCATCATTATCTATGTTTACGGTATAGCTGTGGCTAGTATTTATTTTTCAAGAAGAGCTAACACTTTTGCCATTGTGCAATCTATTATCTTTTTACTTATAGCTCAGGTACTTTCTTTAATATTCAAATTTACCCCTGATTTAAATGCCCCTGATTTATACCACTCCTTTGTTTTTCTTATTTTTCCTAGAACTATTGAGCTAATAGCCATCTCTTGTATCTTTAGTGCTTTAAATCAACGTACAAGCCATTTACTTAAAGATATGGTTGGTGCTGAAGAACAGAAGCGTATGTACGACCACATTGCTAAAATGACTAAAAAATCTGCGGAAGTCTCTACTCATTTAGCTAAAGCAGTTACTACTTTATCTTCTGTGGCAGATACTACTAGCACTATGAATGAAGAACTTGCTGCTAGCACTTCTACTGTAACCTCTAATTCTGCAAATACCTTAGAAGCACTAGAAGATGCTAGACATCATATTATTACCATTGCTAGTAACCTAGATCAATTATCAACATACAATCAAGAAGTAGCTAATCTCTCTAAAGAAGTGAATACGCTTTCTATTAATAATACACAAATTATGGATAATGCTGTAGCTGGCATGACTGCTATTAATACCGGCGCAGATAAAGGTAAAAAGGTCATTAATGATTTATGTGAAAAGTCGCAAGAAATTTTACACATCGTTGATATTATTACCAATATTTCATCTCAAACCAATTTACTCGCTATAAATGCCGCTATAGAAGCTACTAGAGCCGGTAATCAAGGTCTTGGCTTTGCTGTTGTTGCTAGAGAAATTAGAAAGTTATCAGAAGAAACTAAGGAAGCTGTTGCAAATATTAAAATAGTTGCTAATGAAGTCATAAGCAGCACAGCTTTAGCCGTAGAAACCATGAATAACAGTGCTACTCTAGCTATGAATGGTGTATCCATTATTGAAAAAGCTAAACACTCTACTGCTCAGGTAACTGAATCTAATAACGCCATGGGCAGTACAATTACAGAAATGAATACCTTATCCTTAGAAGTATTCTCAAATAGTAAGCATATCGTTGATATAGTAGAGCAAGTTAAACAAATCTGTGGCGTCAACCTTTCTCAATTAGAAAATACTGCTTCAGCTTCCCAGGAAAGTGCTGCTGCTATGAGCCACTTAGTTGAACTTATTCATCAAATTGATCAAATGGCTAGAGAACTTAATCAAGTAGCAAACGATAGGGATTAA